In a single window of the Pseudobacteriovorax antillogorgiicola genome:
- a CDS encoding HAD-IG family 5'-nucleotidase, which yields MQKLDKTQKIFVNRSLNMGSVTSIGFDMDHTLARYHRENFENLAFHKTLEKFIEAGYPEELKDLKFNPKFVIRGLLVDRSKGNLLKVDSHKYVKIAYHGHTKLEKSERHQLYNAQGYKADSFLSVDTFFALSEVQLFTEIVDYMRRHPGLIKKSFREVYADLREFIDLSHRDGSIKEEVLQNLDRYIVKDPDLPGTLIKLIEGGKKLFLLTNSDWTYTHAVMSYLLDGASEDYPKWQDYFDYSIVSGGKPNFFTGSNPFFEVVDQNGLLKQHNGPLTRGGLYHGGNAKLFEKLTDQKGDQILYIGDHIYGDIMRSKELFNWRTLLVVEELEEEFHALDQTQNSMDQIFSEITLEDQLVSEVQNLRGQIYTWQRRMSFCDNKKQAKYQRRIEENQKMIQEKEQQIEEQHLKIRSLVAAREDAFHPIWGELMHTGLEMSRFAQQVESFACLYCTKITNLSFYSPNQKFRSLRDQLPHEL from the coding sequence ATGCAAAAACTCGATAAAACTCAGAAGATCTTTGTCAATCGATCTCTGAACATGGGATCTGTGACTTCAATCGGCTTCGATATGGATCACACCCTAGCTCGCTACCACCGAGAGAACTTTGAAAATCTCGCTTTTCATAAGACCCTTGAGAAATTTATTGAAGCCGGTTATCCGGAGGAACTCAAAGACTTAAAATTCAATCCCAAGTTTGTGATTCGGGGCCTTCTGGTAGATCGTAGCAAGGGTAATCTCCTCAAAGTCGATAGCCATAAGTATGTGAAAATCGCCTATCATGGCCATACCAAGCTGGAGAAGTCAGAGCGCCACCAGCTCTACAACGCTCAAGGCTACAAGGCCGATTCATTTCTTTCTGTAGACACCTTCTTTGCACTCAGTGAAGTACAGCTATTCACAGAGATTGTGGACTATATGCGTCGCCACCCAGGACTCATTAAGAAGTCGTTTCGCGAAGTCTACGCGGACCTTCGTGAGTTTATCGACTTGAGCCATCGCGATGGCAGCATAAAAGAAGAAGTCCTGCAAAACTTGGATCGCTACATTGTCAAAGACCCTGACTTACCAGGAACGTTGATCAAGCTGATCGAAGGCGGCAAGAAGCTATTCTTGCTGACCAACTCCGACTGGACCTACACCCATGCTGTGATGTCTTATCTACTAGACGGAGCCTCAGAAGATTATCCTAAGTGGCAGGATTACTTTGATTACAGCATCGTATCTGGTGGCAAGCCTAATTTTTTCACAGGCTCAAACCCCTTTTTCGAAGTCGTAGATCAAAACGGTCTCTTAAAGCAGCATAACGGTCCCTTAACACGAGGCGGACTGTATCACGGCGGCAATGCCAAGCTATTCGAAAAACTCACCGATCAAAAAGGCGATCAAATCCTATACATCGGCGATCATATCTACGGCGATATCATGCGGTCCAAGGAGCTTTTTAACTGGCGTACGCTCTTGGTGGTTGAGGAGTTGGAGGAAGAGTTCCATGCCCTCGATCAAACTCAAAATAGCATGGATCAGATTTTTTCTGAGATTACTTTAGAAGACCAGCTGGTTTCAGAGGTTCAAAATCTTCGGGGTCAGATTTACACTTGGCAGCGGCGTATGAGCTTTTGCGACAATAAGAAACAGGCTAAATATCAGCGGCGTATCGAAGAGAACCAGAAGATGATTCAAGAAAAGGAACAACAGATTGAGGAGCAGCACCTGAAGATTCGTAGTCTGGTAGCCGCCCGAGAGGATGCCTTTCACCCAATTTGGGGTGAGCTGATGCACACTGGCCTCGAAATGAGCCGGTTTGCTCAGCAAGTTGAGTCCTTTGCCTGCCTTTACTGTACAAAGATCACCAATCTGAGCTTCTATTCGCCAAACCAAAAGTTCCGATCGTTACGGGATCAGCTTCCTCACGAGCTGTAA
- a CDS encoding tetratricopeptide repeat protein: MAQTDEYLRMFGDYFRSMIPIPDIRQWKSRAPVVLCFLVVMCLCSVAISPSLLFGQSLIEQGNKEFINKNYSLALDYYRKHLRSNPKDFEVWSLLGASYYHVGQVRRSLKALRKANPHTKNQSQNMYYQGIGYDALGQPNRARRYLVFAANFKDPFGALAMIELAGMEYDERNFKRTRYWAKRYLKQFPDGSYQSAMKDLLAKVKQGQYIPLSYTQRRQYQVSQFTNHRLSLYDKPHFWIFQAGADYATGTRSNPAIQDQMPVVETGAGFEETAINLLAGFGLGPIQREDTAITLGYIYVQDWFTNSERIAVYFEDLSDFNYFPYRPDLQERHHKLFGEVVTAIAPKWDLGLYGHIQVTRSGSSLYPAPERPEIRQAIDVSQESSVIPWMAWRISNKHQLKFYLTLNKTIDLEQDANSKQTYSFFSSKDPFVSFGLGYNGLYLSKTLTFYSELYQYRLLTNNYWDEYERFGLYVSAKYRLTPEWHFLLKGSYYQDDYIYDQIKSGSCEFGEGASISVEGVTCPRTDQGLWLQAGITLRPSPHDAWSAYAGLKNHTNEQLKVYDEQRYEVYFQYTLAFPSVERGSQYLNYYEGSLNRREAF, translated from the coding sequence TTGGCCCAGACAGATGAATACCTGCGTATGTTTGGAGACTACTTTCGCTCAATGATACCGATCCCAGATATTAGGCAATGGAAGAGTCGTGCGCCGGTCGTATTGTGTTTCCTTGTCGTAATGTGCCTCTGCTCCGTGGCGATAAGTCCCAGCCTATTGTTTGGACAAAGTCTCATTGAACAGGGTAATAAAGAATTTATCAATAAAAACTACAGTCTCGCTTTAGACTATTATCGCAAACATCTGCGCTCAAATCCAAAGGATTTTGAGGTGTGGTCGCTGCTAGGAGCGTCCTACTATCATGTGGGTCAGGTCCGTCGCTCGCTCAAGGCTCTACGAAAAGCCAACCCCCATACTAAAAATCAAAGCCAAAACATGTACTATCAGGGGATTGGCTACGATGCTCTTGGGCAACCCAATCGCGCCCGGCGATATCTCGTTTTCGCTGCAAACTTCAAAGACCCTTTTGGTGCCCTCGCCATGATCGAACTGGCTGGTATGGAGTACGACGAGCGAAATTTCAAAAGAACCCGCTACTGGGCGAAACGTTACTTGAAGCAGTTTCCGGACGGTAGTTATCAAAGCGCTATGAAAGACTTACTAGCGAAAGTCAAGCAAGGGCAATACATCCCACTTTCCTATACCCAACGAAGGCAGTATCAAGTCTCTCAGTTCACAAATCACCGTCTTTCCCTGTACGATAAACCGCACTTTTGGATCTTTCAGGCTGGAGCAGACTATGCGACGGGCACGCGCTCAAACCCGGCAATTCAAGACCAGATGCCAGTGGTGGAAACCGGTGCTGGCTTTGAAGAAACCGCTATCAATCTACTCGCTGGATTTGGTTTAGGGCCTATTCAAAGAGAAGATACTGCCATCACTTTGGGCTATATCTACGTTCAAGATTGGTTCACGAATTCAGAGCGAATCGCAGTCTATTTCGAAGATTTAAGTGACTTCAACTACTTTCCATACCGACCAGACCTTCAGGAAAGGCATCATAAACTGTTTGGTGAAGTGGTCACTGCCATCGCTCCAAAGTGGGACCTAGGTCTCTACGGCCATATTCAAGTCACCCGCTCGGGCTCAAGTCTCTACCCCGCTCCAGAAAGGCCAGAGATCAGACAAGCGATCGATGTCTCTCAAGAATCAAGTGTGATTCCGTGGATGGCCTGGCGCATATCCAATAAGCACCAACTAAAATTCTATCTGACTCTCAATAAGACCATCGATCTAGAGCAAGACGCCAATTCCAAGCAAACTTACAGCTTTTTTTCTTCAAAAGATCCATTTGTAAGTTTTGGCCTGGGATATAATGGCCTTTATCTTTCAAAAACGTTAACTTTCTACAGCGAGCTATACCAGTATAGACTCCTGACGAACAACTACTGGGACGAGTACGAACGCTTTGGCTTATATGTGAGTGCAAAGTACCGCCTTACCCCTGAGTGGCATTTCTTATTGAAAGGCTCCTACTATCAAGACGACTATATCTACGATCAAATTAAAAGTGGCTCATGTGAATTCGGAGAAGGTGCAAGTATCTCAGTGGAAGGTGTCACATGTCCTCGCACCGACCAGGGCCTTTGGCTACAGGCAGGTATCACCCTCAGGCCTTCGCCTCACGACGCTTGGTCCGCCTACGCAGGGCTGAAAAACCATACCAATGAGCAATTAAAAGTTTATGACGAGCAGCGATATGAGGTATATTTCCAATATACCCTTGCATTTCCCTCTGTCGAGCGTGGCTCGCAGTACCTCAATTATTACGAAGGATCGTTGAATCGAAGAGAGGCCTTTTAG
- a CDS encoding PP2C family protein-serine/threonine phosphatase gives MRIVIYGKTDIGRTRKNNQDSLYVSSEHGLVVVADGIGGRKGGEVASKMAVDGMKQAYLSCDSLRHEEVSPFLIKSIDKVNQSIIKHGKKHSEVEGLATTLNCLLFVGEKAYICHLGDSRTYLYYKANMWQLTFDHNIENYVERGWLPDETLMNNSKPGALVRALGLAEECDVDIYEINLKPGEILITCSDGLTSMVSDSEIRKIVQANSHQLHHLPKLLVDTANRNGGQDNITVAISGVLRD, from the coding sequence TTGCGAATCGTCATCTACGGTAAGACAGATATTGGTCGCACCCGAAAAAACAACCAAGATAGCCTTTATGTCAGTTCTGAACATGGCTTGGTGGTCGTTGCTGATGGAATCGGTGGTCGTAAGGGAGGAGAGGTTGCTTCTAAGATGGCCGTCGATGGCATGAAGCAGGCCTACCTTTCCTGTGACAGTTTGCGTCACGAGGAAGTCTCACCCTTCTTGATCAAGAGCATCGATAAAGTCAACCAGTCCATCATCAAACACGGCAAAAAACATAGCGAAGTAGAAGGTTTGGCAACGACCCTTAACTGTCTTTTGTTTGTTGGTGAGAAAGCCTACATTTGCCATCTCGGTGATAGTCGAACCTACCTTTACTATAAGGCGAACATGTGGCAGCTGACATTCGACCACAACATTGAAAACTATGTAGAACGGGGATGGCTTCCTGATGAAACTCTGATGAATAATTCAAAGCCAGGAGCTTTGGTTCGTGCTCTGGGCTTGGCCGAAGAGTGTGATGTTGATATTTACGAGATCAATCTCAAACCTGGTGAGATCTTGATCACTTGCTCTGACGGCCTTACGTCGATGGTGAGTGACAGCGAAATTCGAAAAATCGTACAGGCAAATTCCCATCAATTACATCATTTACCAAAGCTCCTTGTGGACACAGCAAATAGAAACGGTGGGCAGGACAATATTACAGTGGCTATTTCAGGAGTGCTAAGAGACTGA
- a CDS encoding tetratricopeptide repeat protein — MARLLFLISLLSMPVLGQTFDQRFRQAQSYYDNQQYRKAGKVLVPLIREFPNRSSALELLALVYFQRGKFSQARDVFDRMNYRELSRDAGYAWGASYYAAKQWKKAVYGFKKVPRKSPYRPLAAYFLGVSYFRMKRWYPAKKFLLRADDDKLLPIMKRNKARMLVAIKKRRNEELRSIISSSGTGVASPGSGPKAMVIQPTPPPQKFVFQDKAAELTEPESRSLSVKADLRLNQLSRTMENHGFVNETLDVIAHRESLELGLMSSFGRDQQSTFGLRAKLGYGEVSFDSTASSFITLEQTTGSFIRTEKTSLSEAYLSGWLEPYLSWSLTPMTHVQISAYIEEHGPQSDDGVVWSNRFADLSFQLNKNALEFTFNLLGGERTDEGLGTQTVETSFGAGLAWEGEPFNIAADAMITNRVGDIYVSSNPYRWLLSDLGLEAMNGYGELQSFGMRLGLNFGDLETQIRARILNRNKPNGIVTRPRQTDFIDTYGTGVDRVEAVLSYPVFEGVSLFGSGGFQAITGYVDDITLEGSETPNYYEADAEQTNSAFGAIAQPFEWLSLNAKLGFHTTVYRPRNFSLNDAFRQENPDFSTYSSFYLNVFYEF, encoded by the coding sequence ATGGCAAGGCTTTTATTCTTAATCAGCCTGCTAAGCATGCCCGTCCTTGGCCAAACGTTTGATCAACGATTTCGTCAGGCTCAATCATATTATGACAATCAGCAATATCGCAAGGCTGGCAAGGTGCTGGTGCCACTGATCCGGGAGTTTCCAAACCGAAGTTCAGCTTTAGAGTTGTTGGCCCTCGTCTACTTTCAGCGTGGTAAGTTTAGCCAGGCGCGAGATGTTTTTGATCGGATGAACTATCGTGAGTTGAGTCGCGATGCGGGCTACGCTTGGGGCGCTAGCTATTATGCTGCGAAGCAGTGGAAAAAGGCGGTCTATGGCTTTAAGAAAGTACCACGAAAAAGCCCTTACCGACCATTGGCAGCCTACTTCCTTGGAGTTAGTTATTTTCGAATGAAACGCTGGTATCCTGCCAAGAAGTTTCTCCTGAGGGCAGATGATGATAAACTCCTGCCGATTATGAAGCGCAATAAGGCTCGGATGCTGGTAGCCATTAAAAAGCGCCGAAACGAAGAGCTGCGAAGCATCATCAGTTCATCAGGTACCGGAGTCGCAAGCCCTGGTAGTGGGCCGAAAGCCATGGTGATTCAACCCACACCTCCGCCTCAAAAATTTGTCTTCCAAGATAAGGCAGCTGAATTGACTGAACCGGAGTCGCGATCGCTTTCCGTAAAGGCAGATCTGCGTCTCAATCAATTGAGTCGGACCATGGAAAACCATGGTTTTGTAAATGAAACCTTGGATGTGATCGCCCATCGTGAATCTTTAGAGCTGGGACTTATGTCTAGTTTTGGTCGAGATCAGCAAAGCACCTTCGGCTTGCGGGCTAAATTAGGATATGGTGAGGTTTCATTTGATTCGACGGCTTCGTCTTTTATTACTTTGGAACAGACCACAGGCTCGTTTATCAGGACGGAAAAAACGAGCCTATCCGAGGCTTATCTAAGTGGCTGGCTAGAGCCTTATTTAAGCTGGAGTCTCACCCCTATGACGCATGTTCAAATATCAGCCTACATTGAAGAACACGGGCCTCAGAGCGATGATGGGGTGGTTTGGTCGAATCGATTTGCTGACCTATCATTCCAGCTAAATAAGAATGCCCTTGAATTTACGTTCAACCTATTAGGAGGTGAGCGCACCGACGAGGGCTTGGGTACGCAAACTGTGGAAACCAGCTTCGGAGCTGGCTTGGCTTGGGAAGGAGAGCCATTTAACATCGCAGCTGACGCTATGATAACAAACCGGGTGGGTGATATTTATGTGTCGAGCAATCCATATCGCTGGCTCTTAAGTGATCTTGGCTTGGAAGCGATGAATGGCTATGGGGAGTTGCAATCATTTGGCATGCGCCTCGGTTTAAACTTTGGTGACTTAGAAACCCAAATTCGAGCCCGGATATTGAATCGAAACAAGCCGAATGGAATCGTTACCCGGCCGCGGCAAACAGATTTCATCGATACCTATGGAACAGGGGTTGATCGCGTTGAAGCGGTCTTATCCTATCCAGTTTTTGAGGGGGTTTCTCTTTTTGGTAGTGGTGGCTTCCAGGCTATCACTGGCTATGTGGATGACATCACCTTAGAAGGTAGTGAAACACCAAATTACTATGAGGCTGATGCGGAGCAAACCAATAGCGCGTTTGGCGCCATTGCACAGCCTTTTGAGTGGCTTAGCCTAAATGCCAAGCTTGGCTTTCACACCACCGTCTATCGGCCCCGCAACTTCAGCCTTAATGATGCTTTTCGTCAAGAAAATCCTGATTTCTCCACCTACTCAAGTTTCTATTTAAACGTCTTTTATGAATTTTGA